From Pan troglodytes isolate AG18354 chromosome 9, NHGRI_mPanTro3-v2.0_pri, whole genome shotgun sequence, the proteins below share one genomic window:
- the LOC101058999 gene encoding uncharacterized protein LOC101058999, with protein MVIPTVPFNITVNSKPLGHISFQLFADKFPKTGENFHTLNNKDKGFGSCFHRIIPEFICQGDDFTPHNGIGGKSIYGDKFDDKNFVVKHTGLGMLSMANAAPKTNESQFFICTAMAKWWDGKHVIFGRVKEGMNIVEAMECFGSRNGRTSKIAIANCRQL; from the coding sequence ATGGTCATCCCGACTGTGCCCTTCAACATCACCGTCAACAGCAAGCCCTTAGGACACATCTCCTTTCAGCTATTTGCAGACAAATTTCCAAAGACAGGAGAAAACTTTCACACTCTGAACAATAAAGACAAAGGATTTGGTTCCTGCTTTCACAGAATTATTCCGGAGTTTATATGCCAGGGTGATGACTTCACACCCCATAATGGCATTGGTGGCAAGTCCATCTACGGGGATAAATTTGATGATAAGAACTTTGTTGTGAAGCATACAGGTCTTGGCATGTTGTCCATGGCAAATGCTGCACCCAAAACAAATGAGTCCCAGTTtttcatctgcactgccatgGCCAAATGGTGGGATGGCAAGCATGTGATCTTTGGCAGGGTGAAAGAGGGGATGAATATTGTGGAAGCCATGGAATGCTTTGGGTCCAGGAATGGCAGGACAAGCAAGATCGCCATTGCCAACTGCAGACAACTCTGA